The following are from one region of the Leptospira perdikensis genome:
- the rsmI gene encoding 16S rRNA (cytidine(1402)-2'-O)-methyltransferase, with protein MNRLYLVSNSIGNDADIPPRTKILLEEADWIIGEEQRTTSTLLKRLGISKPFDLLNEHTSRKEMDEIGMKLATTKRTCLISDSGSPGLEDPGKWLVPLAWEMGVEVRSAPGPTALIAALTSSGFATSPFLFLGFLPREEKERERTLKQYIGLGVTIAFYETAYRAKHCLETLAKILPGDRQIFLALGISMANETSYRGSAKEIQKKFPPGLKLPPVFVIEEKKEKLKR; from the coding sequence ATGAACCGACTTTATTTAGTATCCAATTCGATTGGAAACGATGCGGACATTCCCCCTCGCACCAAAATCTTGTTAGAGGAAGCTGACTGGATCATCGGAGAAGAACAAAGAACCACTTCCACCTTACTGAAAAGGTTGGGGATTTCAAAACCCTTTGACCTTTTGAATGAACACACCTCGCGTAAGGAAATGGATGAAATTGGGATGAAACTGGCGACAACGAAAAGAACCTGTCTGATCTCTGATTCCGGAAGTCCAGGCCTCGAAGATCCAGGGAAATGGCTTGTCCCACTCGCTTGGGAAATGGGTGTAGAAGTCCGCTCCGCCCCAGGTCCCACAGCCCTTATCGCCGCTCTCACTAGTTCTGGATTTGCTACCTCACCCTTTCTTTTTTTGGGTTTTTTGCCTAGAGAGGAAAAAGAAAGGGAACGAACACTCAAACAATACATTGGCCTCGGTGTGACCATCGCCTTTTATGAGACGGCTTACCGGGCCAAACACTGCCTCGAGACCTTGGCCAAAATCCTGCCTGGAGACCGTCAGATTTTCCTAGCCCTCGGGATCTCCATGGCAAACGAAACCAGTTACCGCGGATCGGCTAAGGAGATCCAAAAAAAGTTTCCCCCGGGCCTAAAACTCCCTCCCGTCTTTGTGATTGAAGAGAAAAAAGAAAAGCTGAAACGTTAG